In Crinalium epipsammum PCC 9333, the genomic window GCAGCTTGGTAGCGCACCTCGTTCGGGACGAGGGAGTCGCAGGTTCAAATCCTGTCATCCCGATTTTGTAGTTGTAGATTCGCAAATTAGTGTCGCTTTTTGTAAAGCGTCAAATTAAATGACCCTTGTACATTATTATATGTTTTCGTTAACAGATTGATGTAGTTAATCACTCATTAATGTAGCTGTTAACAAATTAATGTCGTTGAGTTGGTTTTGAGAACCCTTAACAAATTAGTGTAGATTAATTCTTTTAATTGCTTTGGCAATGACTTCAGCCTGGTTGCATGGGCAAAGGACAAAAGCTTTAAGACAAGAAAAATATATTTGCCGTCTGCAAGAAAAAGGTCGAACAAGAAAAAGACATAGTAATTTTTGGCTCGGTTTATATGGAGAAAGTTAGCTAACTGCTTTTGAGTACTGCCAGTTATGGGTAGAGGAAATACTCAACCTTATTGCGAATAAAAAGTCATTTTATCAACGAGGCTTGAGAGCCATAAACCTTATACACCAGCAGCTTTAGCGGCTTGGTCGCCCACTGAAGCTTTTACTATTAAAATGGCTGGAAAGCTGGAAAATATTACTTGGTTAACAGTGAAGAGCTTTGACAAATATATTTGACGCTCTACATTTGAGCTTGTCGCAAAGGCTGGCAATTAAGTCACTGGGTAGGTGTCCAAGTTGTAATAACTCCGATCGTATTGAACTTATTGAGCATAGCCGTAGCTTCGGCAAGTGCCGTTTTTGTCACCCTGTCAAGGCGTGTCACCAAAACTACTCCCTGGCAACAAGATCCAATCAACAGAGCATCCACCATCCCTAAAACCGGAGGAGCAACTAGCAAAACTAAATCATAACTTTGCTCAAATGCTGTGATTAATTTCTTCATCTGAGGAGAACTCAACAAATTAACAGGATCTGTGGGTATTGGCCCAGAAGTCAAAATATCAATATGTATGTCTAACACTGGAATATGACTATGTATTGGCACTGTAGCGTTACTTTCCAGCAGACTTGAAAGCCCATACTCATTAGAAAGATAGAGCAGTTGGTGCAGCATCGGCTGACGGAAATCAGTATCAATCAGCAGCACTCGTTGATGTAGGCGGGCAGCACTAATTGCTAAACCTAATGCTATCGTTGATGTTCCTTCCCCATCTAGTGCAGAGGTAATCATTAGAGAGCTGAAGACCGAAGTAGACTTTTGAAGTTGAACATTTTTATAAATCAAGTCCAGCGCTTCCCCATCTTTTAAAGTCGAAGCAGACTTTTGAAGTTGAATATTTTTATAAATCAAGTCCAGCGCTTCCCAAGCTGGCGGAGTATGGACTACTTCAACTGTCCAAGGTGTTATACCTTCGGGTTCACCGAACGGTAGCTTGATGAGTAGTTCGCTTATCCAAGCTGTAGAATCTTGCTGCTTACCAAACGGTAGCTTAATGATTGGTTTGTTCTTGTCAACCTGCGGTAGCTGTGGAGCCCTTCCTAGTATTGGTAGGGAAATCTGCTTCTGCAAATCATCAGAGCTATGAATAGAATCGTCCAGTATTTCGCGAATAAAAGCTGCTGCAGCACCCAAGAACAATCCAACTACGACACCCAGCAAAATGTTTTGCCGTATTTTGGACTCACTTTCAAAACCAGGTTGCGGTGCCTCCACAACTTGCCAATCAAATCCGCCTCGGGCAATTTCTAAGCTTAGTGCCTGTTTGGCCTTCTCTAGCTGTTGAAGCGTTTCAAGCCTGAGTTGTAGTTCGGGTTGTAGACGGCTGTACTTAGCCAGCAGATTAGGAAACCGATTAAGTTCTGCACGGAGCTGCTGCTCTTTGTTTGCAAGTACTTGTTCACGCCCTGCCAGACCTTGTAGGTTTGCCTGGATCTCGGCAAGCTTACCAGTAATGTTTATGTCAGTGGGTCCGAATTGCCCTTTGTTCAAAAGGCTTTCTCCCGTACCATTGAGTTGATAAGAATTATTGCCCGCAGCACGTTGTGCCTCTGCTTGTAACAGACTTAGTTGCTGATTGCGCTGCAAGAGTAACTCTTGAAGAACTGGGTTTTCCTCAGTAAAGCGCACGCGCTGCTGGGCAATGGCAAGGTCTGTTTTTTGGATTTCATTGAGCAGAACTTGGTAGCGAGAGGACTGACTTAGACGTGCAGTGATGGGAGCTTCCTGCGGAGAACCAGCAAGTTGCTGCTGTAAAGAGCTGTATTGAGCCTGAAGCTCTGTTATTTGAGCCTGGTTTGCCCTTCGATCCTGCTCAATACTGTTAATCGCATTAGTCAGGGCTCCTGCTTGTGCAGACGGCTCAATCATGTTCTGACTGGTGCGAAATTGTTCTAAGGCTACCTCAGCCTTAGTAACACTCTCACGAACCTTTGGTAACTGTTCATTAATGAAAGCCAGTCCTTTAGTTAAACGAAGTTTCTGCTGTTCTCGGTTGTAATCCAGATAAACCTGCTGCATTGCCTGGAGTACTTTTTGGGTTTTAATCGGATTATTATCTGTATAGGTTGCTACAAAAATCTTAGGATTACTGTTAGCGCCTTGACTCTCATCCTTCAGAGCAGTCACGGCTAAGGAGTTTTTAATCTTATTTACACTTATATCTGGGTATTCAGAACGAAGCAACTCCACCGCTTTTCGGATAAGCTGAGAACTTCGCATTAAGGTCAGCTGAGTAGTACCGTCTACCTGAATATTAGAATCAGTATATTGTTGGTTTGCTCCACCTGTGCCTTGATAGTTAGGTTCTACTAACAATTGCATTGAGCTTACATAGCTAGGCTTTTCTTTCAAAGCTTTAACCGTAGCAAAGCTCAAGACAATGCAAAAAATACCTAGTATCCAAAAGCGCCGACGGATTAAAACGGCAAACAGTTGTCCGTAACCTACCTCTGTTTCAGCAACTGGATTGAGATTAATTTGAGTCACTTATACCATACCTCAGCCAGCAATGTCTTACACTAATCATACTTAGGGCTGATGCGAACGACAAACTTCTTCAATCGCCCGCTCCACTCTTTCAAAAAAAACTTTTTCGGAAAAATTAGCGATCGCATGTTCTCTGATTTGCTCGTAGTCCCAAGCAATCTTACTAGACTCAACTAATGCTGTATGAATCGCTTCAGGTGTCTGCCGCTTGAAAAAGACTCCAGTCTTACCTGGTATCTGAGTATCTAATACACCACCTTGACCGTAGGCAATTACAGGCGTTCCACTAGCATTAGCTTCTACCGGAACTAAGCCATAATCTTCCAACGCGGCAACAATAACAGCGCGAGCTTTAGATAGCAACTGACTACGTTCTGTATCACTTACATGACCTAAAAACTTAATATTTTTCAAAGCTCTAGACTCAAGACGCTTTCGCTCTGGTCCATCACCGGATATCAATAATGGCCATCCCAGCCAATTAAAAGCTTCAACAACCACATCAATACGTTTATAGCTAATCAGACGAGCTGAGGCAAAATAGAAGTCATCCTTATTATCTGAAAAAATAAATTTATTAGTATCAATTGGATAGTTAATAACAACGGATGGCTTTCCGTAAAATTGTTGGATACGACGAGCAACAGTGCTGGAATTAGCAATATAAAAGTCAGGTTCCTGAGCCGAAGCTAAGTCTGCTTTTCTCATAAGCTGAAAAATTGGCTCTAGAACAGCAGAAAGATTTCGATAGGCAGCATACTCTCGAAGATAGGTTGTGGTATCCCACAAAAAACGAGTGACATTGTGGCAGAAACAAATGTGTATTGCTCCTGGTTTTTTTCGCACGGCTTTAGCAAAGCTCGTGGTACTGCTGATAATCAGATCGTAGTCTTGCAGATCTAAAGCTCGAAAGGCAGAAAAATAAAAGGGAGCCATTATCCGAAAATACTTAGTAGCCCCTGGAATTTTCTGAAGTGCAGTTGTATGAACTTGGCGATCTTTCAGATCAATAGTTTTTTCAGGAGCGTATAAAGACGTAAATATATCAGCTTTTGGATAGTGTTTACACAGCAATTCAAAAACACGCTCTGCCCCACCCTGCTGTGTTAAATAATCATGGACGAGTGCAATCCTCATAGTACTAAAGATAAATTTATTTTCTACCATTAATTAATGCAATTTTATTGTTCCCAAAGCTACAAAACACAAAACAGAGATAATTTCTGAGCAACTTGCACGAAGTCAGGTTAAAACCCGGTACAGCAACTGAGCAATACGCTGATTAATGTTTGTCTGTTGAAAACGCTGACTGGCTGTATCGCATGCACCTTGGGCGATCGCTGCTGTATAGTCAGACTTGTTACGGCAGGTAATAATGACTTCTGCTAATTGCTGTGGTTCTCCGGGCGGAACCAGAAAACCAGTGATTCCGTGTTCTACTAATTCGAGCGCACCTCCAGAGCTAGTTACCACAACAGGTGTGCCAGATAGCATGGCTTCTACAATAACTCTTCCAAAGGGTTCGGGTGCTGTTGATGTATGAGCTACTAAATCACAAACTGCCATTAACTGGGGAATATCAGAACGAAATCCTAAAAACTGAACTCGTTGTTCTAATCCTAGTTCTGCTACTCGTTTGTGTAAATGCTTGACATAATCTTGCTCACCAAACAAGGCATCACCAACCAAAATAGCTGTCACGTCTTCTGGGCAATGAGCCAGTGCTTCGAGCAAAATATGTTGACCTTTCCAGGGCGACAATCGACTGAAGTGACCTACTATAAATCGTCCATCAAGTTCTAGTTGTTTTTTGAGTTGACTTATATCGGAGCGATTTCTCCGATAAAGCTCGGGTTCAAAGCCATTGTATACGACATCGATTATGTCTGATCGTCCTCCTGCTTCTAGGAAGGCTGCCTGACTTGCTTTGGAATTAGCAATGACTAATGAGGCAAAGCGATTAGCCAAAGTGACGGCTACAGTGAGGTTGGTTCGGCTGAAGTGGTCTGCGGATAAAATGTCATGCAAATGATAAATCAGAGGGCGACGGCTTAACAAACTAGCTAATGCCCCAACTACTAGAGCTTTTTGCGTGTTGGCATAGATCAAATCGTATTCACGAGCTTTTTGAACAACCCTAGCAATCACAGGCAGCAGTGAACTCACGCTGCCTAAACTTTGCACCAAGCTACTTTCTTTACGAACTTGTATTGACTTAGTAGCTAAAACCTGAACTGGAATTTCGTGTTCCTCTAGTAAATGTTTAAAAGGACCGTCTGCAAATAAGCCCACTAAACAGGTGTGTCGATAAGGTTTGGCAATATCGATTAGGCAAAGCTCCGCACCACCTGGTTCTCCACTCTGATCTAGGAATAGGATTTTCATCCGATTGTTTTTGGGCTAAACAAATGTTTTTGAAGTAGATAGTAATTAAGCCACATTCTAGATCTAATTTACAGGCAAACCAACGAAATCATTTTAAAAATATAAATATACTATTTTGCCTCAGCTTAACAAAACTTGTCTAACCTGCTGCGCGATTTTCTGCCAGTCAAAGTTGGTGGCAGCATACTCGCGACAAGCTTCTCTAGAAGGCATAGGTATTCTTCTAATTAGCAGTTCTTCTAATCGCTCGGCAATAGCAGTTGCCTCTGTAGAATAAGTAATCAAATTGGGTGAGAACGGCTCTAATATTTCCGGCATACCACCAACAGGAGTACATAAAGTAGGGGTTCCGCAGGCTAAGGATTCTAGGACGACTAATCCAAATCCTTCTAAAGACTGGCTGGGCATAACGGTCAAGTCAGCTGCTTGGTAAGCTATAGGCAACTGTTCATCTGGTAAGAAGCCGAGAAATTTAACATTGTCGTTGAGTCCCAAATCTGTTGCCTGCTGCTCAAGTACCGCTTGTAGTGGCCCTTTTCCAGCGATCGCTAACCAGACATCAGGAAGTTGGGGTTTAATTGTTGCTATCGCCGTCAACAATTTATCGAGTCCAACTCGATGTACTAAGCGACGAGGAGTGAATAAAATAGGGCGATCTTGCGGCCAGTTAAGCTGTGTCCGAGCTTCTTGACGGGATAAGTTGGGTTGAAACCGGGATAAATCCACGCCGCCGGGAATAATGTGAATTTTACTCCAAGGAACTTGATATTCTTGATGCAAAATAGTGCCGAAGGCTTTGCTGAGTACGATGAAGCGATCGCAGCGGTGATAAACTATTTTTTCCAGCCAATGTTTCACCCTAGCGCCGAGTTGATTCGTTCCCTCTAGTTGACTTTCAAGCGCCCAAGGCCCATGAAATGTAAAAGTTATAGGAACGTGTTTAGGCAACACCTGTAACACGGGGAAACTGTACAAAGCAAAATGGAGGTTAATGGCATTTGGTTGAGTAGATTTCCGTTTTAAAAAGTTTTGAAGAATAAACCAGAGCCTTTGCCAGATCGGGCTATCAGCCTCAGCCAAATTAGTCAGTTTAAGCGGATAATTTTCTAAACCCTCTGGAATGCCTAATCCACACAGTTCAACTCGATCCTGACTAGCTGCTAGAGCATGAGTTAGTTCATAAACATATCGATTAAGCCCACCTGGCTCATGAGGAAACCAACCCATACCTACACAAATAATCTCAAATTTTTTGTCCGTGTCCGGTTTTTCAGCTATATCTACCACTTGATTTTCCTAAAGTTTGTTATTAAAATTTAGATTTTAGTATTAGGATAATGCCAAAAAAGTAAAGTTCTAGTTCGAAAATCCGGAAAATTTCTAAATCCAAATCCGCAACACTTCAGCAATTTTAACTTATTATTAATTCCTTCAACTATGCCATTGGTTGTTCTTTGTTCAAACTCACCGACTACCTCAGCTAACTATCGCTTAATTGTGCGGACACTTTTTGAGTAGTATGATTCTGCTTTCTTTAACCAATCAATGATTTCTAAAGTTCCTGAACCTACATTCTGACAACGCTCAAATAAATGGTGAAACTCTTCTTTCAAAGAATGTATAATTCCTGCCTTATGTGAAGCTCCTTTAACCTGTTCTAATTTTTGCTTTTGCTCTCTGGATAACTGAGTTGCAGCTTTTAATAATATATATTTAGTTCCTTTTAATCCATCGAATAATTTAGTTTTTTCTTAATCTTCACTAAAAGATTTGCCACAATTTTCACGATTAAATCGTCGCCGATTTATCGATAAAATTACTTCTCTATTACTCAGAGGTAAATCTTTAACTAAATATCTTCGATTTTGATGCAGACGGCAACTTCTTTAGGCACAACACGGACCAATAGCTGTTTTATTTGCCGCTTTTACAAAGAAAATCAAGCTGAATTCAGTTTCTTGAATACTTTTTACTAAAACTGTTGGGAGATTTAGCAATTGGGTCATTATTTTATTCATAAAATACCGCTTTTATGCTAATAAATCTAATATTTTAGAACAGTAAGTACGGAAGAACCCATATCGGAGAATTTTATCAGAAGGATAGTGTAGGAGAAGACGTGAAAGAGTAGGAGCTATTTTTTTACTAAAGTAGCCAAGTTATTTTCCTACACCTCTATGATGTGGCATAAAATCTGGCGCGGTATTAAGCATGAGGTTTTTCTCAGATTTTGTATCCATTCAAAACATACTTTTTATTGACTACTCGAAAATATTATAAATCTTATTGAGCAGACGATATGGTCATTAATTCTTCATATACGGCAATAGTTTCTTTAATCATTCTCTCAGCAGTAAATTTTTGACGAGCTGATTCTATAGCAGCAACCGACATTTGCGACATCAGCGCTTCATTTTCTATAAGTTGTTTCAAACGCATCGCCAAAGCTTCTGCATCATTAAAAGGAAAAATAAAACCATTAATGCCATTTTCAATTTGATCGATCGCTCCACCTGCGGGAGTTCTAATGGGAACAACACCACATAACATTGCTTCTGGAATCACCCATCCAAATCCCTCTAGCCGACTTGGTAAAATTAGAGCATCAGATGCCCAAAGTACTTGCCGCGCATCTGTAAAACCTAATAAGCGAATTAAATCTGAAACATTACTCTGCTCAGCTTGTGTTTGAAGAGTCTGAACTTCCTCTTTATCACCTGCTCCTGCACAGAGTGCAACTACGTTCACTCCCTCAGATTTAAGTAATGAGATAGCTTGTATTAGTACATCGTGCCCCTTAAGCGGATACAAATATCCAATAAGACAGACAACTTTATCATTTAAATTTAGTCCAAACGCTTCACGGGATTCTAGTCGCTCTTGGGTTGATGGGGGACGAAATCGATCCGTTTCCACTCCATGATACACTACTCTAATTTGTCCTGGAGGAATTCTCAGAATTCTTTCATAGGCTTCCTTGATTTCTGTACTGATTGCAATGAAGCGATTACCCAGAAACGTATTGAAGTATTTGTTGATCAATCCTCCAAACTTGACACCTAAGCGGTTTGCAGATGGCATGGTTCGGGCCGTTGAAATGTAGGGAATACCGTATAAACTTCGCATCACAAAAGTATAGGGACATAGAGATAGAGAATGAACATTGATAATATCTGGCTTAAATTGCTGAACAGCTACATTAAGACTAAGTAGGGCTTTAAAAGCAGTACTAAATTTTCCAGCAGGGGTACGGAAGTTAGGAAACGGTACATAAAAATGTTGAATTCCCTGAGACTCGATCCACTCAGGGCCACGGGTAAAGCGCTCGTATCCATCTTGATCTACCATAGCTGAAGCGAGACACACTTCCCAGCCAGATTCCATTAGCCCTTTAGCCAGGGCGATCAACCCTCGGACGATACCTTCATCTCCCCAGAGAAAACCCACTACCAATAGAACACGAGGTTTAGCGCTCATTAGAGTTATGCAATTAATTCATGTTGAGAGTTACGTTGATGACTATAGTACTTACACCCCGCCATAGCAAGACCTGCAAAACCCCAAAAAATTAACCCGGTAGGCCCACGCAGTGTGTTAGCACCCAGCATCATCGTCAGAATGCTGATACAACTACTCAGAGCAGTATTGATAAAAGAATCAGAATATACTTTAGCTCCCTGAAAAATACCAAACAGGAGTAGGAGTATTCCACTGATGTAAAGCAACCCTCCTAGCCATCCTAAAGATGCTAAAACATCCAGAACGCCAGCATCGGTGACACCATTACCGATACCTCGACCAATTACTTCAAAAAGGGAACTATTTAATTGTCCTTGATAAATGCGTTGCCTATCGTTGTAGCTGGTGTCAGCTTCCAAGTCTGAAAATGTCTGTAGGCGATCGCCAATTATGCCAGCAAAAGGTTCTATACTTGACAGAGTAAAGACTAATACTGCTATCACGATCATGTTCAACATAATGCGTATGCTGCGCTGCAAATTCAGATTGCCAATTAATACCAGTATTGAAACAAGAGTGCCAAGCCAAGCTGTACGAACCCTAGTAAGAAATAACGCTAAATAACCAATTGCAGATGCAGGAAAGCGGAGTGACTCCGAACTGTTCAGTAATAAAAGTAATCCCGGAATTAGAAAAATTGCAAAAGTGCCAGAGTCGTTCATTG contains:
- a CDS encoding glycosyltransferase family 4 protein, with the protein product MGWFPHEPGGLNRYVYELTHALAASQDRVELCGLGIPEGLENYPLKLTNLAEADSPIWQRLWFILQNFLKRKSTQPNAINLHFALYSFPVLQVLPKHVPITFTFHGPWALESQLEGTNQLGARVKHWLEKIVYHRCDRFIVLSKAFGTILHQEYQVPWSKIHIIPGGVDLSRFQPNLSRQEARTQLNWPQDRPILFTPRRLVHRVGLDKLLTAIATIKPQLPDVWLAIAGKGPLQAVLEQQATDLGLNDNVKFLGFLPDEQLPIAYQAADLTVMPSQSLEGFGLVVLESLACGTPTLCTPVGGMPEILEPFSPNLITYSTEATAIAERLEELLIRRIPMPSREACREYAATNFDWQKIAQQVRQVLLS
- a CDS encoding glycosyltransferase family 4 protein — encoded protein: MSAKPRVLLVVGFLWGDEGIVRGLIALAKGLMESGWEVCLASAMVDQDGYERFTRGPEWIESQGIQHFYVPFPNFRTPAGKFSTAFKALLSLNVAVQQFKPDIINVHSLSLCPYTFVMRSLYGIPYISTARTMPSANRLGVKFGGLINKYFNTFLGNRFIAISTEIKEAYERILRIPPGQIRVVYHGVETDRFRPPSTQERLESREAFGLNLNDKVVCLIGYLYPLKGHDVLIQAISLLKSEGVNVVALCAGAGDKEEVQTLQTQAEQSNVSDLIRLLGFTDARQVLWASDALILPSRLEGFGWVIPEAMLCGVVPIRTPAGGAIDQIENGINGFIFPFNDAEALAMRLKQLIENEALMSQMSVAAIESARQKFTAERMIKETIAVYEELMTISSAQ
- a CDS encoding O-antigen ligase domain-containing protein, with the translated sequence MTLKPAPAWAIVIGLILFTGLGSLAGAGSVIRLTFPLVSFAAGIFLYFRYPIFYIGFTWWMWFITPFAARLADYYSGSWDPIRLMLLGPYLVTLITLVVLAKPFSQTALYNSIPFILAILGVVYGFFISVVLTSPFTAIRALLDWLTPILFGFHLSLNWQYYLEYRQNLQRTFLWGTLLMGIYGIIQFLFAPEWDRFWLINTKIFTFGKPEPLGMRVWSTMNDSGTFAIFLIPGLLLLLNSSESLRFPASAIGYLALFLTRVRTAWLGTLVSILVLIGNLNLQRSIRIMLNMIVIAVLVFTLSSIEPFAGIIGDRLQTFSDLEADTSYNDRQRIYQGQLNSSLFEVIGRGIGNGVTDAGVLDVLASLGWLGGLLYISGILLLLFGIFQGAKVYSDSFINTALSSCISILTMMLGANTLRGPTGLIFWGFAGLAMAGCKYYSHQRNSQHELIA
- a CDS encoding GumC family protein, encoding MTQINLNPVAETEVGYGQLFAVLIRRRFWILGIFCIVLSFATVKALKEKPSYVSSMQLLVEPNYQGTGGANQQYTDSNIQVDGTTQLTLMRSSQLIRKAVELLRSEYPDISVNKIKNSLAVTALKDESQGANSNPKIFVATYTDNNPIKTQKVLQAMQQVYLDYNREQQKLRLTKGLAFINEQLPKVRESVTKAEVALEQFRTSQNMIEPSAQAGALTNAINSIEQDRRANQAQITELQAQYSSLQQQLAGSPQEAPITARLSQSSRYQVLLNEIQKTDLAIAQQRVRFTEENPVLQELLLQRNQQLSLLQAEAQRAAGNNSYQLNGTGESLLNKGQFGPTDINITGKLAEIQANLQGLAGREQVLANKEQQLRAELNRFPNLLAKYSRLQPELQLRLETLQQLEKAKQALSLEIARGGFDWQVVEAPQPGFESESKIRQNILLGVVVGLFLGAAAAFIREILDDSIHSSDDLQKQISLPILGRAPQLPQVDKNKPIIKLPFGKQQDSTAWISELLIKLPFGEPEGITPWTVEVVHTPPAWEALDLIYKNIQLQKSASTLKDGEALDLIYKNVQLQKSTSVFSSLMITSALDGEGTSTIALGLAISAARLHQRVLLIDTDFRQPMLHQLLYLSNEYGLSSLLESNATVPIHSHIPVLDIHIDILTSGPIPTDPVNLLSSPQMKKLITAFEQSYDLVLLVAPPVLGMVDALLIGSCCQGVVLVTRLDRVTKTALAEATAMLNKFNTIGVITTWTPTQ
- a CDS encoding glycosyltransferase: MRIALVHDYLTQQGGAERVFELLCKHYPKADIFTSLYAPEKTIDLKDRQVHTTALQKIPGATKYFRIMAPFYFSAFRALDLQDYDLIISSTTSFAKAVRKKPGAIHICFCHNVTRFLWDTTTYLREYAAYRNLSAVLEPIFQLMRKADLASAQEPDFYIANSSTVARRIQQFYGKPSVVINYPIDTNKFIFSDNKDDFYFASARLISYKRIDVVVEAFNWLGWPLLISGDGPERKRLESRALKNIKFLGHVSDTERSQLLSKARAVIVAALEDYGLVPVEANASGTPVIAYGQGGVLDTQIPGKTGVFFKRQTPEAIHTALVESSKIAWDYEQIREHAIANFSEKVFFERVERAIEEVCRSHQP
- a CDS encoding glycosyltransferase, which translates into the protein MKILFLDQSGEPGGAELCLIDIAKPYRHTCLVGLFADGPFKHLLEEHEIPVQVLATKSIQVRKESSLVQSLGSVSSLLPVIARVVQKAREYDLIYANTQKALVVGALASLLSRRPLIYHLHDILSADHFSRTNLTVAVTLANRFASLVIANSKASQAAFLEAGGRSDIIDVVYNGFEPELYRRNRSDISQLKKQLELDGRFIVGHFSRLSPWKGQHILLEALAHCPEDVTAILVGDALFGEQDYVKHLHKRVAELGLEQRVQFLGFRSDIPQLMAVCDLVAHTSTAPEPFGRVIVEAMLSGTPVVVTSSGGALELVEHGITGFLVPPGEPQQLAEVIITCRNKSDYTAAIAQGACDTASQRFQQTNINQRIAQLLYRVLT